Below is a window of Neodiprion virginianus isolate iyNeoVirg1 chromosome 4, iyNeoVirg1.1, whole genome shotgun sequence DNA.
ATCAGGGAGTAGGTTTTGGGGTCCGGGACAGGTTGAAACGCGAGCTTACAAAACGTATTTGGAATACGCTAGGGCGGGGGCGGCGGGGTAAACGCCGTAAGCGGGGACGACGGCGGGGGCGGCGAAGTTCTTGGCGGCCTCGTTCACCAGGGTCACCTTCTCGTTTATGTGGGCGGCGGTGTGCGCGGCCTTGGCGACGGCGACTTCGGGGGTGTCGACGACGCGTCCGTCGGGTCCGATGGGAGCGCCGGGAACGACGCGAGCGTATCCCACGGGAGCGCCGTACGCGGCGGAAAGAACCGCGGGTGCCGAGTAGACGGAAACGACGTCGGGAGCAGCGACGGCGACGACGTCCGCCGACTTGACGGCCTCGTTCGCCAGGGTGACCTTCTCGTTTATGTGGGCGGCGGTGTGGGCGGCCTTGGCGACGGCGACCTCGGGGGTGTCGACGACGCGTCCGTCGGGTCCGATGGGAGCGCCGGGAACGACGTGAGCGTAGGCGACGGGAAGTCCTCCGTGGAAAACGCCGGGCTTGGCCAAAGCGACGGCGGCGAGGGCGGAAAAGACGAGCTGGAAAGTGAAAGAGGAAAGTCGAATTGGTGGGAATTTTGCCGATAGTAATCCCGCATGTTTAACCAATTTCCGTGTACGCTCTGATTCGCAATTACAAGTTAACgtaatttgaaggaaaaattctaaaatccATATTattgtattctttttttgttttctctttaaaccaaagaaaaatgcaatttaTTCTCAATATGTTTCCTCGGTTTAAAGTCTGGCATAGGACTGTGCGTACGATAAAATGGGTTGATGCAGCAGCCTGATTCAtttgattgataaaaatcgaaGGCTTTCATACCTACATACGTCTTATTTCTATGACGAATACTAGACCAGAATTGTGATTTCACCCTTAATTACAGTACAACGAATAGGTCAAGTTGaaaactcatttttttttagaaaaaatttcggaattGCGATGCGTTTAGACGCGTGTCGTAATTCGCATTGCAAACGTGTACTTACGAAGACCTTCATGGTGGTTGGTAGGGGATTTTGCTTGGCGCTGCTGAGATCAGTACTCGCAAAAGCAAATGATTGTGGCGTGCAGTATCGATGCAACTCGGTCTTTATATAGGAGAAGTGCAGATCAGGATTGCGCGGAGATCATATGTGCGCGCAAAACCACGCCCAATAAACCTGTCATTTCGACACTTGACATTGACATTTAGACATAAACGGTCAAATCAGAGCACTTTTTGATAATGCGTTGTGCCAAAATAATCACACTCTGTACCtgtacaaggaaaaaaaaatccaggaTTCAATAATAACTCGGAATAAGTTCGATTGCCTGTATTGTGTAAATAATCACGAAGCTCGATGACGATGTTcgattttgtacattttttcgaattttgataatGCGGAGTCGGAAAACTTGTGTGATATTTTATCGACAAGAAAATAGCGGTCAATCGAAATATCCAGAAAGAAATTATAAgttaacgaaataaaaatgaagcaGGATACAAAATATTCCACGGTATTGTGTGTCGGCAGAGTGACACGAGAAAATAGAAATCGGAACAACTCTTGCAGGCATGACTTTGGCAATCAGTTTTTGTAGTATTCCGATCGCGAATAACGAGCGCTTCTCTATTCATGtagttgaattaaaaaaaaaaaaaaagaagtcaGTATTGAGTAACTTTCTGCCGTTGATTGCGAATATACATTGAATGACTGCTTCCATAAGTGGAGCAATGATGACTCTGCTGcaaattatataaattctGCATCAAAGTATAAGTCGCGTCGGTAGGTAACTTTATGGTCTTCGGTGATCATTGCGGTAACTGCGAAAGTAGGTATAGCTTGGCGGACTGAAATCCTTCGCGGATCGATATTTTTGCATCAAGATGTAAGAGACACCTCGGGATATGCAACGCAATGCACAAGATACGTGCAGCACCCGAGGAGACAGGCGGATCGATCGTCCCGGTGGCCACCAGCGCTCATTTTACAGCACGTTCACCTTGCCAAGAACTGTGACGAAAATAATACTTTACAATTCCTGAATCGACGCTACGGCCACGATTTGAATATCGGTAGGCATGAGGctgtgttaaatttttttctcttgccttttttttatttattaattatacaactGGTGGAGGGCGGACACGGAAACCCGTCAGGTTCTGTCAGCTGCATATATAAGGACCAGCGTTGATAGTCACAACGCAATCATGCCGAGTCTTCCAGCGAGTATCCAGTCAGCCAGTAGCGCGGGAAGTTAGCCAGGTACCGAAACGAAGGTCCTCATTCGCGTTTCCATCACAACCGCCGTTGCTCTGGCAGAGACCGGCGTTCTCTACGGCGGAGTTCCGCAATATAATAAACGGACGGCAATGAAGGAAATCTGCATTTCATACATCTATAACACCGTAGTCTCGCTTTTCAGGACGATTTTATCAGACTGCGGAGTAGTTTCGCTACTGATAAGAACGATACGTCTGTCaacgtatatgtgtatatgtttTCATCTTTACTCTCGGCTTTTGCGGATACCCTGCggtaaaaatggaaaagataCCACTTTTTCATCATCGCGGTACGTAAGCCTTTATTACAATGGATCTGTAAGTCTATGACAAGGGTATTAAGATCCAACCTTGAAAATGAGCACCTATTGCACGAATCGCCATGGAAAGATAATTTCCGGTAGCGCATTCGCTGCTGCGCGAAACTTTGTCCTGTATTACTTCGAATGGTTTAgggtaaatttataattaggTAATTTACCAATAGGAAACAGGAATAGTCTCCTGAATTTCAATGTTACTGTTTACGCGTCACATGGTATTTTACAATGCGGCAAATTCAAACAGCGTTCTGTGAAACCACAAACAGGTGGTGTGGCTACCTGTCAGCACGAGTTTCTATCGGATAACAAAGTCTCGCCCTTTAACTTCAATTTTACACAAGCTGAAGCGTAAATTTTAAGCTGGGACTCATATGATTTACAGCACATTTGCAGCGTGGCTGCTCGCATATCTGTATCGGTATTTGTACGAAGATTTCCAAGCCGGAGAGCT
It encodes the following:
- the LOC124301753 gene encoding cuticle protein 18.7-like; translated protein: MKVFLVFSALAAVALAKPGVFHGGLPVAYAHVVPGAPIGPDGRVVDTPEVAVAKAAHTAAHINEKVTLANEAVKSADVVAVAAPDVVSVYSAPAVLSAAYGAPVGYARVVPGAPIGPDGRVVDTPEVAVAKAAHTAAHINEKVTLVNEAAKNFAAPAVVPAYGVYPAAPALAYSKYVL